Genomic segment of Apium graveolens cultivar Ventura chromosome 7, ASM990537v1, whole genome shotgun sequence:
TATTCCTAAGTCAACTGCCAGTTCGTTCCACGTTGCATCCATGTACACATGTTTAACGGAATAAGTTAACTTTAACCACATCTCAAATTCTCGTTAGTGGCATGTTACCATATGTCAAATTAGTGATTTAATTGAGACCGAAAATTTGTGAGTGACCCGGGATGATATATTTGAGCATAACAAGTGAGTTGTTTGATAATTAACTCGCAGAAAAATTGTATAATTTCTCGTGTTTTTTTttctaaatcataatttcttGTTTGATTATATAATGTGCCCACTAATGTTGTGCACATAAATTATATTGTATCATACTACAGTATATGAATCTGTATATTCTTTTTCCCAAATAAAAACGATTGttataaaacaaaattttatCTTTTTATGGTTTTGCAAAGTGAAGATGGAGATATAATCGACTGCATTGATATTCTGAAGCAGCCAGCTTTTAGCCACCCTGCTTTGAAGAATCACACAATTCTGGTCAGTTGTCAGCCAACTAGTTTATATTTAGTATAGCAGTAAGTTAATTTTGTGTTGAAAACCCAATAGGGATAAGACTGTGCTATATGGTTATAAGTTATTGATAATTTTTATGCAGATGAAACCTAATAATGATCCTAAGAAAAAGAGTGCAGAAAGCGAAACAACACACTGGACAAGAAAAGAAAATATTGAGAGGAACATAGTGACCTCACAAGTGTGGCATAGAAAAGGCATTACATGTCCCAATGGGACAGTACCCATTCGAAGAGTCCAAGAATTCAACAACTTTCCGAAAAACAAACATGGGAGGAAAAATCTTACTTATCATCAGCTTATGCAATCAACTGACACAGTTAATCTGATGCTAGCAAACCACTCGGTAGGTGTTTGTATGTTTAAAGTAGAAATTTATTTGTTTTGGACACACTAATGATCTCATTCGATACTGTTAAcatattttggatcaatgaattTTATCTCCCCACTTTTAAATTGCCAGACTGCTGTGCTGATTGCTGAAGGATACAGTTATACAGCTGGGAAAGGCGATATGGTAGTTTGGAATCCGAATGTGGAGTCAGATGATGAGTATAGTACCTTCTCATGTATCACTCAGAAATGGTCCTCTGCACGCGTACGAGCAAATTGAATCTGGATGGGCAGTAAGTATCTATACAGAACTAAACCAGCATTGTAAATATGACTACATATACATAAATGAAATATATAGTTTTAATATGGACATAAATATAGACTACGCATATATGAAAGATAACGCTATACAAAACTATTCAGGTAAATCCAAGTGTGTATGGGGATCACCAGACTCGATTGTTTGCTTATTGGACTGTAAGATTCTGTCAAACTGCATGCTCATCAGATACTATTATTTCAATCTCTCAACTAGCTTTATCATTTAGTCCAAATAAGTTTATTAAACTTAAACGAAGCCCTGCCTAAACTTTTTACATGTATTGTGCTTTTAATTATCAGCTATAATTGGCCTATGTTACTTGCTTTTTATTATAAATTAGCAAAAAATTAACTTCCTATTTGACAATTTGTTGGGGAATGTTATTCCTTGTCAAACTTACATTCTAGGCCGATTCATCGAAGAAGACTGGTTGTTTTGATCAAACTTGCCCTGGATTTGTTCAAACAAACAGTAAAATAGCACTAGGAGCTGCAATACATCCCATCTCAGGGCCAAATGGTCTACCGTACAAAATTTCTATCTACATTTACAAGGTGCGCAAAAAaatgtgttgtgtgtgtgtttgtTACAGACTTCTAAATTAGGAAAAAGTACCTTCTGACTTGAAAACCTACTATAAAACATTAACAGGATTTTATCACTAATAACTGGTGGTTACAATATGGAGACAATATAAACATAGGGTATTGGCCACCTGAGTTATTCAAAATGTTATGGTATCAAGCTAATTTGGTTGAATGGGGAGGTGAAGTTTATAGTACAAGAATTGGAGCAATTCATCCACACACAGCAACCGCAATGGGAAGTGGCCAGTATTCAGACCCTACTGGTCACTGGATCACGTCAGGCCAAATTACAAGAAAACGGGCATGAATTGAAGTTCCCTGAATACGTGTTTGCTTATTCTGAAGAGTACGATTGTTATGATCAAATTTATGTTAGTGAGTATATTGAAGATCCTGAGTTTTACTATGGTGGCCCTGGGAGAAGTTGGAAGTGCCCTTAATAAAAGCACTTGTCATTGTATAATGTACGAGGGTAGCTAGTTTGAACTTTATTCAAATTTCTGAGTTCCTGAAGAGACTTCTATGATAGATCATGCATCAAACTTATAATGACTAAATGTAAACCAACCTGCATCTGTTTATGCACCGTGTTTTTGACTCAGTACAGTGTAGAGATGCCTTTGCTTGGCAGCTTGTTATTGGCTTAACGAGTACATATAAGTAATAATTTTCCATTCAACAGTTGTGTTTATGATACCATGGTGGCGCTAATCACCACCAATCCCTAATAACTTGTCATTCACTTGTCTTCTAGAGTTGCTGGTTTCACAGCTGCATATTGGGTATGTCACCCTTTCACGGACTGAAACATGTACCGATATCTCCTCCTCACTTGTTTAGCTGTGCTCACTACTAACTTATAGGCCAAATTAAAGGGTCATGTTCCATGTTGAACGAATCTGTAGATTATATATACTGTACTACTAGATTGTAAAATTTGATTAATCTGCAAACCATAATTTCTGAATTTTTGCCTATAATTTGTAACCCATGTTGTAAACAGTAACCTTTTACATTTTAATTTCTTTAAAACATGTGTAAAATTATATAAAGCTTAGCTTGTCAAAAATGAGTGTATAGCCTGGATACTTTGATAAATTTTTTCTTCTTTCAAAATTAATAGGTACTTATCGTCATCTGTTTCACCCTCAATTTGTACATGTCAACAAATAGGTTTTTCTAAGTTAACCTCAAGTTATTCCATGATcttatatcaaaattatttagAGTTTGAGTTCCATCTAGTCTAGAGTTGACGTAGTACTTATTCATAGAAAAGACTTCCACTGAATTCAATATTGAATTAAATTAACaggctactctctctctctcatttatAATAATTTGATGAATTGTCAATACATGATTTGTTAGGAGTAAAAAATAAGTTGCATGTAAGATCCGGATAATTTTTGCCGGAGTAAATCTTAAAGGGCCATGTTTGATTGATTTGGTACACCGAATCCTGCAATCTTATATAGTTCAGGTCCTAAATACATGTAACAAGTAGTAACTAATCATCTCAACTATATAAATAGTTGTCATATTTTTGCTCTTTCTCATATCAAATTCTATTAGAGGGGTACAAAATCCTCCCAAAAATATCGCATCCTTCTGTTCCAAGTTAGgtagacttaattatttattttaatcaCATCTGACGGgactttttaaaaaatatttaatcatTTTTAGGATTCCAGCAAACCGGTCAAATTTTTTTTCTTAGACACGTTGAACTTCATAAATTTTATCTACTTTATATTCTCTACAATACAATGCACAAATTTTTAATTTACATTTTTTAAATTTATCATTCATTGCTAATTTTATTTTGTAACGACTTagattaatattatatttatttcaaTAATTTATCATAGGATAACGAATTTATTAATTTGAAGGAGGAAAGAGAAAAAGAATCAAATTGAAAACTAAAACAAATACAAAAGTTAAATTTATcaaatttatttgattttatttgGACTCTATTTTAAATTCTAGATATCATACTTGACCATATTGCAATCCACACCAAACTCATgaaataatctttaatatttcagtgattgtttaaaaaatattatcaaattataaTTATTCAAACTAAAGAGAAAAGACGATTTTGAATCTGGCAATACAATTCTATTTTATTAAGATAACTTACTTATTATGTTTAAATCAATAAACTAAAaatgttttctttattttatattCAATGACTATAATCTACTTATTTAAATATCTAACAGTATTTATAGTAAGCATAGTAAGCATCGGCTATTTAATACATACTGGCTGTGCAATTAAGTTTGAATTGATAGTATAACTAATTCATACTATCACTTACAtgtttatattataatattttatccAACAAGAAATTAAATCTCAAAAATGACAAATTAAAGAACGAAAGACTAGCTCCCGTGCATAAGTGATGCAGAATAAATATTAATATCCAACTAGCATAAAAGCCCGTGTCAGGTACGGTTTGcatatatattcaaatattatcTTGAACGAATTTgtatctttataaaaatattttttaaatatgaTAGATACTTATTTTAACATTTTACTGGATTGTCTTACTCTTTTTTCTTTTCATACATACTATTATATTGATATTAGATAACTTAAGGGGTGAAAACTTATTTTTTATAGTAGAGTTCGATTTAACTTACCCCGAGAATTTTGAGATTAGATATTTATTGAAGTTATATGATCCTGGTTAATAATgaaaaacaaaataatataattataacaaaAATATTGAAATTTATTTGTAGAGATATGCATCGCGTCATTTCGGGGTCGAGGAGTAATTTTCCCATCCTGGATCCCCGAGCACACCTTGAATCCACCAATTACCGCCGACGGGGATTCCCACAGAAATGCGagaaataataaaaaataataatgtatatttttagtatattttttaaataaaaataatctACTAATTTGTAATATATAAAACATTGATAATATCTCATTTTTTTAAtatcaaatcatattgaaattgatttataatgtaaattaaagattattttaaaattattatatatatttttaatactattttttataaaaatttatttaataaaatatatataaaatatacacatcatctatatatatatatatatataatcggGGTTGACTAAGAGAATTCATAAATATGAAGTGAGTAAAacaaattaaaaatgaatataAGGTGAAACAAATATGAGTTGAtgacatttttaaaattttataataaaataacaaAAACTAAATAGAAAATATAAGAATAATATAAACCAAtattttattcattcaaaaattaaagtaataaaaaaGGATTTGATAATATAACAAATCTGACTTATctaataagaattttaaaataaactCAAGAAGATATGTACTACAATGGTAACGGATGTGGGGAtgacatttttataattttccaaCAAAAAATGGCAAAATTGTAATTTGACAGTTATTAAGATGGCTCAATTTGAATAACAAAGACAAAATAGAAaatataaaataatgtaaaccaatattttattcactcaaaaattaaagtaataaaaatGATTTGATAAATAGAAAAGATGTGGCTTATctaataagaattttaaattaAACTCAAGAAGATATGTAGCAATAATGTGAAATGTGTGAGTAGGAGGTTTGAGATTCGATTTTTATGGCATACTACAACAtacctattttataaaaaaaattatgtggggatgatatttttataattttccaaCAAAAAAGAATAAAGTTATAATTTGACTCAATTTACCCCTAATTCTCTTTTAATATATAGAAGAAATGGGCCAACgcgaaaaaaattaaaaatgaaaaagaaaagacAAAACGAAGAAATGGTAAATGACATAGGGTTGAGAAAAAAGGATAAGGGTTGAAGTAGGCCGACTACGTATAGGCTTTTAAAGCCCCCACATGCATTCTAACCCAACCATGAAAGCCCAAAACCAAGCACAAtctctgttggattttcttttatgTGGGTCCTTTTATCCGGATCACTGGCCCATAATTCCTCGTGGTATGTTTCCCTCCCTCAGAACAAGTATTGTTCGTCTTTGAGGGTGACGGAATAAGTATACAAATACAAACAGATGCATCATGCATGATTTAGACCTATTTTCCCCTATTTACCTGTTTTCATTTCTCATTTTAAAGAGAGGTAATCGAGTCAAGTCGAGTCGAACACTGTCAGACTCAGCTCGAACTCAAATAAAATTGTTTAGACTTGTGTTGGAACTCGAGTTCGGCTGAGCCTTAACTTTCAAACTCGAAACCCGACTCGCAAAAAGTTCAATAGACTCGAAAACTCAATTCGATTTCATAAAATATTGTTAAAAACTCGAAATATGATTGGTTTACCTTGCGTTCGATTTGGTAAATTtagaaaatatatataaaaaattaaatatttatataaaaataaatttatttaaaaaaaatcaaaatagtAAAGGCTCGATAAGGTTCATGAACCTTACGAGCTAGTAATTTGAAACTCGAGTTTGGCTCGGTAAAAAATTCGAATAGCTCGAACTTGGCTCGATTATTACCGATCTGAATTCTAATATTTTACGAGCCGGGTTTGTGTAACTTGCGGATAATTTGATTTATTTACACTCCTAATTTTTACTAATATATGTTTATAATGTCGATTTTTAACTCCTAATGACAATTTATGATTTAATACATTTATCACGGAAGTATTATTGTACATTTCATTGTTTCTTGTTCGTTACCTTACATTTTACATACATTTTAGGGTGTAAATATAATGtaaaccaaaccaaacatatCCAGTATATCCCGCAAAAGCAGGGCTTGGGGAGGGTATGATACACGCAGCCTTCCCATATTTCAAAAGAACGAAGAGGCTGTTTTTCGAAAGACCCCCGGCTTGTTTGTGAACATGTTTAAATATGAAATATAACTATAAAATGATATAATACGCAATACCGAATAGTGACTGTTTGTAATCACTTTTATCCCacataaaaatact
This window contains:
- the LOC141674556 gene encoding protein neprosin-like, with the translated sequence MVLQSEDGDIIDCIDILKQPAFSHPALKNHTILMKPNNDPKKKSAESETTHWTRKENIERNIVTSQVWHRKGITCPNGTVPIRRVQEFNNFPKNKHGRKNLTYHQLMQSTDTVNLMLANHSTAVLIAEGYSYTAGKGDMVVWNPNVESDDEYSTFSCITQKWSSARVRVNPSVYGDHQTRLFAYWTADSSKKTGCFDQTCPGFVQTNSKIALGAAIHPISGPNGLPYKISIYIYKDFITNNWWLQYGDNINIGYWPPELFKMLWYQANLVEWGGEVYSTRIGAIHPHTATAMGSGQYSDPTGHWITSGQITRKRA